The Leadbettera azotonutricia ZAS-9 genome has a window encoding:
- the fabF gene encoding beta-ketoacyl-ACP synthase II yields MKKKVVVTGMGVISPIGKSVEEFSAALKEGKSGIGKITQFDTTGFDVTIAGEVKDFEASKWFDNRAARKMARFTQFAAAAATEALEQAGLLGEAGEDGKKKIKCVPESAGIVIGNGIGGFEIVTESFRKLFDIGPKRMLPLTVPLMINNEAAANIAILYGLEGPAFTQVTACASGTDALGQALDLIRSGRCEVVVSGGSEACITQFSIGGFQMLKALSTKRCNDPAKASRPFDADRDGFVLGEGAGVLVLESEEHAKKRGAKILAELAGYGASCDAYHITSPEPSGIGGGRAIKMALQDAELKPEEVQYYNAHGTSTEINDPTETKMIKYAFGDHAQKMKVSSIKSMTGHCVAGSGGIEAVSCVLAIREGFYPPTINLDNPDPACDLDYVPNKAQYGEISAAASGSLGFGGHNGVVVFKKYSQEGK; encoded by the coding sequence ATGAAAAAGAAAGTTGTAGTAACCGGTATGGGGGTTATCTCCCCCATAGGAAAATCGGTGGAAGAATTTTCCGCCGCATTAAAAGAAGGCAAAAGCGGAATCGGAAAGATTACCCAGTTTGACACCACTGGTTTTGATGTAACCATAGCGGGAGAAGTAAAAGATTTTGAAGCCTCCAAATGGTTCGACAACAGAGCTGCCCGCAAAATGGCGCGCTTTACCCAGTTCGCGGCAGCAGCCGCAACCGAAGCCCTGGAACAGGCCGGCCTTCTGGGAGAAGCAGGTGAAGATGGCAAAAAAAAGATTAAGTGCGTTCCTGAATCAGCAGGAATTGTAATAGGAAACGGCATAGGGGGATTCGAAATTGTAACCGAATCATTCCGCAAGCTTTTCGACATAGGTCCTAAACGCATGCTCCCTCTCACCGTTCCCCTGATGATCAACAACGAAGCTGCGGCTAACATCGCTATCCTCTACGGCCTCGAAGGCCCCGCCTTTACCCAGGTTACAGCCTGCGCATCAGGCACCGATGCCTTGGGCCAGGCCCTGGACCTCATACGCTCAGGCCGCTGCGAGGTGGTCGTCTCGGGCGGTTCCGAAGCCTGCATAACCCAATTTTCCATAGGCGGCTTCCAGATGCTCAAAGCCCTTTCCACCAAACGCTGCAATGATCCGGCAAAAGCTTCACGTCCCTTTGACGCTGACCGGGACGGTTTTGTGCTGGGCGAAGGCGCAGGCGTTCTGGTACTTGAAAGCGAAGAACACGCCAAAAAACGGGGCGCAAAAATACTCGCCGAATTGGCAGGCTACGGCGCTTCCTGCGATGCCTATCACATCACCTCCCCGGAGCCGTCAGGAATCGGCGGCGGCAGGGCCATCAAAATGGCCTTGCAGGATGCGGAATTAAAACCCGAAGAAGTGCAGTATTACAACGCCCACGGTACTTCCACCGAAATAAACGATCCTACCGAAACCAAAATGATCAAATATGCCTTTGGGGATCATGCACAGAAGATGAAAGTTTCGAGCATCAAGAGCATGACAGGCCACTGTGTCGCGGGTTCAGGCGGTATCGAGGCCGTATCATGCGTGCTTGCAATCAGGGAAGGTTTCTATCCCCCCACCATCAATCTTGATAATCCCGATCCTGCCTGCGATCTCGACTATGTACCCAATAAAGCGCAGTACGGCGAGATAAGC
- the fabG gene encoding 3-oxoacyl-[acyl-carrier-protein] reductase — MELQDKKALVTGASRGIGRAIADRFIAAGAEVWGIGTKEPEDMGERIEKASGRLHWVSADLGDLAATEKLAESLLKESGGFDILVNNAGITRDNLSFRMTLDDFQKVLDVNLTAAFLISRTIGRDMIRRRAGSIINMSSVVGIHGNGGQANYSASKAGLIGLTKSLAQEVASRGVRVNAIAPGFIASDMTNAMAAEAKEKTIEHIPLKRIGQPEDIAEAALFLASASSSYITGQIIAVDGGMFI; from the coding sequence ATGGAATTACAGGATAAAAAAGCACTGGTAACCGGAGCCTCAAGGGGTATTGGCAGGGCCATAGCGGATCGTTTTATTGCGGCAGGCGCTGAAGTCTGGGGGATAGGAACCAAAGAACCAGAGGATATGGGTGAGCGTATAGAAAAAGCTTCAGGCAGGCTCCACTGGGTCAGCGCGGATCTCGGAGATCTTGCGGCAACGGAAAAACTCGCAGAATCACTGCTAAAAGAATCAGGAGGTTTCGACATTCTGGTAAACAACGCGGGCATTACAAGGGACAATCTTTCTTTCAGGATGACCCTTGATGATTTCCAAAAAGTATTGGATGTAAACCTTACTGCCGCCTTCCTCATATCCCGCACCATAGGCCGGGATATGATACGCAGGAGGGCCGGCTCCATTATCAACATGTCCAGCGTGGTGGGCATACACGGAAACGGCGGACAGGCAAATTACTCGGCCAGCAAGGCAGGTCTCATAGGTCTCACCAAAAGCCTTGCCCAGGAAGTTGCAAGCCGCGGCGTCAGAGTCAATGCCATTGCTCCCGGCTTCATTGCCTCGGACATGACCAATGCCATGGCTGCCGAGGCCAAAGAAAAAACCATCGAACACATCCCCCTCAAGCGCATAGGGCAGCCCGAAGACATTGCGGAGGCTGCGCTTTTCCTGGCATCGGCTTCATCATCATACATAACCGGACAGATAATTGCCGTGGACGGCGGCATGTTTATATAA
- a CDS encoding ACP S-malonyltransferase: MISRAFLLFPGQGAQYPGMALDILESSPAAQKLFALASSITGRDMKSLLKNSDAETLKRTDISQPAITLANLAAAAWLAEKGIKPSGVAGFSLGEYAALAAAGVLSEEDCFLLAAERGKAMQASADRIKADAGSGSAPGMAAVIGLAPDQVEGLIAEWKKEGAPFDKLFAANINSSRQTVVSGTAEALAESARRFIEAGCKRVIPLAVAGPFHSPLIADAAEAFRPFLEKARFNNPVLPLYSNVSGKPVSSGEEARKLALAQITSPVRWTDEEAAIQSAEGFDVCLEAGPGKVLQGLWKDSGSALPCLAAGTLIDLEKLLA; this comes from the coding sequence ATGATATCCAGAGCGTTTCTTTTATTCCCCGGCCAGGGCGCCCAGTATCCAGGCATGGCCTTGGATATACTCGAATCAAGCCCCGCCGCCCAAAAGCTCTTTGCTCTTGCCTCTTCCATAACCGGTAGGGATATGAAATCCCTCCTTAAAAATTCAGACGCGGAAACCTTGAAGCGGACCGATATTTCCCAGCCCGCCATAACCCTGGCCAACCTGGCCGCTGCCGCTTGGCTAGCCGAAAAAGGCATCAAACCCTCAGGCGTTGCAGGCTTCAGCCTTGGGGAATATGCGGCCCTGGCCGCAGCCGGCGTGCTCAGCGAAGAAGATTGTTTCCTGTTGGCAGCAGAACGCGGAAAAGCCATGCAGGCTTCGGCAGACAGGATAAAGGCAGATGCCGGTTCAGGCTCGGCGCCGGGTATGGCTGCCGTAATCGGCCTTGCGCCCGATCAAGTTGAAGGCCTCATCGCCGAATGGAAAAAAGAAGGCGCCCCCTTCGACAAGCTCTTTGCCGCCAATATCAATTCGTCCCGGCAGACTGTGGTTTCAGGCACTGCCGAAGCTCTTGCCGAAAGCGCCAGGCGTTTTATCGAAGCGGGCTGCAAGCGGGTTATCCCCCTTGCGGTGGCAGGGCCTTTCCATTCGCCCCTCATTGCCGATGCGGCGGAAGCTTTCAGGCCATTTTTGGAAAAGGCCCGGTTCAATAACCCGGTGCTGCCCCTCTACTCCAATGTGTCAGGAAAACCTGTAAGCTCCGGCGAAGAAGCGCGGAAGCTGGCCCTGGCACAGATCACGTCCCCGGTGAGGTGGACGGATGAGGAGGCGGCAATACAATCAGCCGAAGGTTTCGATGTGTGCCTTGAAGCAGGGCCGGGCAAAGTACTGCAGGGCCTCTGGAAAGATTCGGGAAGCGCCCTCCCCTGCCTGGCTGCGGGGACATTGATTGATTTAGAAAAACTATTGGCATAA
- a CDS encoding beta-ketoacyl-ACP synthase III, whose translation MAIEITGTGKAVPPNRVTNDDLAAKMDTSDEWIRSHTGIAARHIADESTAASDLGLEAAKNALSMAAAAWKISPEEAILSLDLIIVTTATPDHLGCPSTACIIQDKLGARQAAAMDIVAGCTGFIYGLETAAGLLDINPNRKRALVIGAEILTKVTDWTDRGSCVLFGDGAGAFVLEKTQAPMAGVGKRGIFRSILAADGSGAADLTIERGGTRNPYKTGEIVDVPPHLDMNGQAVYQFAVKAITDTIDRLLKLEGLGVEDLAYIVPHQANARIVQAAAKRLRIPEEKFFLNIEEYANTSSASIPIACDELNRSGRLKKGDIIMTVGFGAGLTYGGNLIVW comes from the coding sequence ATGGCAATAGAGATAACAGGGACCGGAAAAGCTGTTCCCCCAAACAGGGTAACAAACGACGATTTGGCAGCGAAGATGGATACTAGCGACGAATGGATTAGATCCCATACCGGTATAGCTGCCAGGCACATAGCAGACGAAAGCACGGCTGCAAGCGACCTTGGGCTGGAAGCCGCCAAAAACGCCCTTTCCATGGCTGCGGCCGCCTGGAAAATCAGCCCAGAGGAAGCAATCCTCTCCCTAGACCTCATAATAGTCACCACAGCCACCCCGGATCACCTGGGCTGCCCTTCGACTGCCTGTATAATCCAGGACAAGCTCGGCGCCAGGCAGGCCGCGGCCATGGATATTGTTGCAGGCTGCACCGGCTTCATCTACGGCCTCGAAACTGCCGCCGGCCTCTTGGACATTAACCCCAACAGGAAGCGCGCCTTAGTAATAGGCGCCGAAATCCTCACCAAGGTAACTGACTGGACCGACAGGGGAAGTTGCGTGCTTTTCGGGGACGGCGCGGGCGCCTTTGTGCTTGAAAAAACCCAAGCCCCCATGGCGGGCGTCGGGAAGAGGGGAATCTTCCGCTCCATCCTGGCTGCGGATGGTTCAGGCGCGGCCGACCTGACCATAGAACGGGGCGGCACCCGAAACCCCTACAAAACAGGCGAAATCGTGGATGTGCCCCCCCACCTGGACATGAATGGGCAGGCGGTCTACCAGTTTGCCGTAAAGGCCATCACCGATACCATTGACAGGCTGCTCAAGCTTGAAGGCCTCGGGGTGGAAGATCTCGCCTATATAGTCCCCCACCAGGCCAATGCCCGCATTGTCCAGGCAGCAGCCAAACGACTTAGAATCCCGGAAGAAAAGTTCTTCCTTAATATAGAAGAATATGCCAATACTTCCTCGGCTTCCATTCCCATTGCCTGTGACGAGCTTAATCGCAGCGGACGGCTCAAGAAAGGCGATATCATCATGACTGTCGGCTTCGGCGCGGGCCTCACATATGGAGGAAACCTCATCGTATGGTGA
- a CDS encoding phosphodiester glycosidase family protein: MRRILILFFILPLFFACTTISPVSGAKEKTQARQDAIKDLTPLWRPLAFNLPAGHAPALGYFEARLDNPKIELWAIRADLSDPRLKIIVSDANISTHVSAFAETTNSLAAINATPFDPVSGRQGEERANIGIVISGGKLIARPHPSYDALVFYKNNKAAIIPQSEIIDKIINIEEIENAVGGFGIVLKDSRPVDRVLAQDNPPRHPRSAVAVSNQYLYLLAVDGRRPGSRGITEAELALILQKFGARDGLNLDGGGSTALALRFLDGNTKNVNVPIHNHIPGLERGVAACLGLGVK; the protein is encoded by the coding sequence ATGCGGCGGATACTGATTTTATTCTTTATCCTGCCGCTTTTTTTTGCCTGCACCACCATCTCCCCGGTTTCCGGGGCAAAAGAAAAAACCCAAGCCAGGCAGGACGCCATAAAAGATCTCACCCCCCTTTGGCGGCCCTTGGCTTTCAATCTCCCAGCGGGGCATGCCCCTGCCCTGGGCTATTTCGAAGCCCGTCTCGACAACCCCAAAATAGAACTCTGGGCCATACGGGCGGACCTCAGCGACCCCCGCCTCAAAATAATAGTCAGCGACGCAAACATCAGCACCCATGTCTCCGCTTTCGCGGAAACCACCAATAGCCTTGCCGCAATCAACGCCACCCCCTTCGACCCCGTTTCGGGCAGGCAGGGGGAAGAGCGCGCCAACATCGGCATCGTCATATCAGGAGGAAAGCTCATAGCCCGGCCCCATCCCTCCTACGACGCCCTTGTCTTTTATAAAAACAACAAGGCTGCCATTATCCCCCAGTCTGAAATCATCGATAAAATCATCAATATAGAAGAAATTGAAAATGCCGTAGGCGGCTTCGGCATTGTCCTTAAGGACAGCCGCCCCGTAGACAGGGTCCTTGCCCAGGATAACCCGCCCAGACATCCCCGCAGCGCCGTAGCTGTCTCGAACCAATACCTCTATCTCCTTGCGGTAGACGGCAGGCGCCCCGGAAGCAGGGGTATAACCGAAGCTGAACTTGCCCTGATCCTCCAAAAATTCGGAGCCCGAGACGGACTCAACCTGGATGGCGGAGGCTCCACGGCCCTTGCCCTGCGCTTCCTTGATGGAAATACTAAAAATGTGAATGTCCCCATACACAACCATATACCTGGCCTTGAAAGGGGGGTTGCGGCATGCCTCGGACTAGGGGTAAAATAA
- the rpsU gene encoding 30S ribosomal protein S21, with amino-acid sequence MAHIIVDDNEMLEKAIKRFKRMVEKEGIIREFKKREYYEKPSTILNRKKKAIARKLMKKSRKGKNDY; translated from the coding sequence TTGGCTCATATCATCGTAGATGATAACGAGATGCTGGAAAAAGCCATTAAACGTTTTAAGCGGATGGTCGAAAAAGAAGGCATCATCCGTGAATTCAAAAAGCGGGAATACTACGAAAAGCCCTCCACAATCCTCAATCGGAAAAAGAAAGCGATTGCGCGGAAACTCATGAAGAAATCCCGGAAGGGCAAGAACGATTATTAG
- a CDS encoding M23 family metallopeptidase yields the protein MKKLKSWHCKTLVVLLLLLSALLLANPFTAQAEPAREKNPELPAKSTQTRPAVPPIPELPRIHFPADPVQVSIPPAKPEIPSSPRYAVIPASLRPGDPVTIAYADSFTGPGSKDFQAVLLDTKGKRILKAPFFSFAQDSQGQEIKTAILGVPSTVEPGPLTIRIEAANRIIQDLPLMVEKRDFVAETIDLDQGNTDIRTAPDPQKVTESEQLSAILYRTGTDIYTNGPFLPPVASTRRTSFFGDRRVFRYVTGNTDTSIHAGVDYGVPKGTEVRACAMGKVVLARPRIVTGNSVVLEHMPGVYSLYYHLDSIAVVEGQMAGAGLLLGLSGATGLATGPHLHWEVRAAGENTDPDALVSRAILDKDEILSKLIAY from the coding sequence TTGAAAAAACTAAAATCGTGGCACTGCAAAACATTAGTAGTATTACTGTTACTATTAAGCGCATTACTGCTGGCAAACCCATTCACTGCCCAGGCCGAGCCTGCCCGGGAGAAAAATCCCGAATTGCCGGCCAAATCGACCCAAACCCGCCCTGCGGTCCCTCCAATCCCCGAACTGCCCCGCATACATTTCCCCGCCGACCCGGTGCAGGTTTCTATCCCCCCTGCAAAGCCCGAAATTCCGAGCAGCCCCCGCTACGCAGTGATCCCTGCAAGCTTAAGGCCCGGCGATCCTGTAACTATAGCCTATGCCGACTCTTTTACAGGCCCCGGAAGCAAAGACTTCCAGGCGGTGCTGCTGGACACCAAAGGGAAACGTATCCTCAAGGCGCCTTTCTTCAGTTTCGCTCAGGACAGCCAGGGGCAGGAAATTAAAACCGCCATATTGGGCGTCCCCTCCACTGTAGAGCCGGGCCCTTTGACCATAAGGATAGAAGCTGCAAATCGCATCATACAGGATCTCCCCCTCATGGTGGAAAAACGCGATTTTGTTGCAGAGACCATAGACCTCGATCAGGGAAACACCGATATACGCACTGCCCCTGACCCTCAAAAAGTCACCGAATCCGAACAGCTCTCGGCCATACTCTACCGCACAGGAACTGACATCTATACCAACGGTCCCTTTCTCCCCCCGGTTGCTTCCACGCGGCGCACCAGCTTTTTCGGGGATCGCAGGGTCTTCCGCTATGTTACGGGGAACACTGACACATCCATACACGCGGGCGTTGATTACGGGGTCCCCAAGGGGACAGAGGTAAGGGCTTGCGCCATGGGCAAGGTGGTCCTTGCCCGACCCCGCATCGTTACCGGGAATTCGGTGGTTCTCGAGCATATGCCCGGGGTCTATTCTCTCTACTATCACCTGGATTCCATAGCCGTAGTCGAGGGCCAAATGGCGGGTGCGGGACTGCTCCTGGGGCTTTCGGGCGCCACAGGGCTTGCCACAGGCCCCCATCTCCACTGGGAGGTACGGGCAGCAGGGGAAAACACCGACCCCGATGCCCTTGTGTCCAGAGCCATTCTTGACAAAGATGAGATTTTGAGTAAACTGATAGCTTACTAA